From one Streptomyces sp. N50 genomic stretch:
- a CDS encoding ABC transporter permease subunit — translation MTTTPTRTVPPYRSALHPARTGFGRLLRAEWAKFWTVRAWLLVLAIAAVVTVVVCQLGASGSSVGGGPMITIGPGGEVVNDAFRFTYRPLAGDGTVTARVTGLKAADGKDLEPWAKAGIIVKSSLKQGSPYAAVMATPAHGVRMQWNFTHDTAGPGSDLAKTPQWLRLKRLGEKLTGYASVDGQNWTRLGEVRVGGMGRTVQVGLFVTAPAHQVVHRSFGGTSEVQGGGEAAGTFDHLTLQGSSTATRWAAADIGAPGPNDPAPRNGGPGTTEVSATGTYTLTGHGDIAPEENSPDMVQMSFQGVFMGLLFMAALGTLFVTTEYKRGLIRTTFTAAPSRLKVLAAKATVIGSVTFTTGLLATAIGFTLAQKTLRSNGFKPPEFPDISLFQNPALRAVVGSAVLLSLVAVLALALGVVLRSSAGTIATVVVLVILPQILSFAFPLPAAQWLLRVTPAAAFAIQQGVTYYPQVRHNCLPESGCYPLTPYHGLAVLVAYTAAALLLAAWTLRRRDA, via the coding sequence ATGACGACGACACCGACGAGGACGGTTCCTCCGTACCGCTCGGCGCTGCACCCGGCCCGCACCGGTTTCGGGCGGCTGCTGCGGGCGGAGTGGGCGAAGTTCTGGACGGTCAGGGCCTGGTTGCTGGTGCTGGCGATCGCCGCCGTGGTCACGGTCGTGGTCTGTCAGTTGGGCGCGAGCGGTTCCAGCGTCGGCGGCGGCCCCATGATCACCATCGGCCCGGGCGGCGAGGTCGTCAACGACGCCTTCCGCTTCACCTACCGCCCCCTGGCCGGTGACGGCACCGTCACGGCTAGGGTCACCGGACTGAAGGCCGCCGACGGCAAGGACCTGGAGCCCTGGGCGAAGGCCGGGATCATCGTCAAGTCGAGCCTGAAGCAGGGTTCGCCGTACGCGGCGGTGATGGCGACCCCCGCCCACGGCGTCCGCATGCAGTGGAACTTCACCCACGACACGGCGGGCCCGGGCAGCGACCTGGCGAAGACCCCGCAGTGGCTCCGCCTGAAAAGGCTGGGGGAGAAACTAACCGGCTATGCGTCGGTAGACGGTCAGAATTGGACCCGTCTCGGGGAGGTACGGGTTGGGGGGATGGGGAGGACGGTCCAGGTGGGCCTGTTCGTGACGGCCCCCGCCCACCAGGTCGTCCACCGCTCCTTCGGCGGCACGAGCGAGGTGCAGGGCGGCGGCGAGGCCGCCGGTACCTTCGACCACCTCACCCTCCAGGGCAGCTCGACCGCCACGCGCTGGGCGGCCGCGGACATCGGTGCCCCCGGTCCCAACGACCCCGCCCCGCGGAACGGCGGACCGGGCACGACGGAGGTGTCCGCGACCGGCACGTACACACTCACCGGCCACGGAGACATCGCTCCCGAGGAGAACAGCCCCGACATGGTCCAGATGAGCTTCCAGGGAGTCTTCATGGGCCTCCTGTTCATGGCCGCCCTGGGCACGCTCTTCGTGACGACCGAATACAAACGGGGCCTGATCCGTACGACGTTCACGGCGGCGCCGTCGCGGCTGAAGGTGCTGGCGGCGAAGGCGACGGTGATCGGGTCCGTCACCTTCACAACAGGCCTGCTGGCAACGGCGATCGGCTTCACCCTGGCCCAGAAGACACTGCGCTCCAACGGCTTCAAGCCCCCCGAGTTCCCGGACATCTCCCTCTTCCAGAACCCGGCCCTGAGAGCGGTGGTGGGCAGCGCGGTACTCCTCTCCCTGGTGGCGGTCCTGGCCCTCGCGCTGGGAGTGGTGCTGCGCAGCAGCGCGGGCACGATCGCAACGGTGGTGGTCCTGGTGATCCTCCCGCAGATCCTGTCCTTCGCCTTCCCGCTCCCCGCCGCGCAATGGCTCCTGCGGGTGACACCGGCGGCGGCCTTCGCGATCCAGCAGGGCGTCACGTACTACCCGCAGGTCCGACACAACTGCCTTCCGGAGAGCGGCTGTTACCCCCTCACCCCGTACCACGGCCTGGCGGTCCTGGTGGCCTACACGGCAGCGGCCCTGCTCCTGGCGGCCTGGACGCTGAGGAGGCGAGACGCGTGA
- a CDS encoding ABC transporter permease subunit: MRWLGSFHAEWTKLRTLPSTWWLLTATVALTAAVGAAAASSLTTQVCPTPTACHEDTVKLSLTGIQLSQSLCLVLGVLSIGAEYSTGTIRTTLTAMPGRWRVLVSKALALSLLTSAAGVLAVLSALALSRLILPAPPPVDGAMFRAAGGSILVLVLVTLLGLSLATLLRDTAGAITLGLGILYVVPVLSHVINSPTWQHRLQRWAPMPAGLSIQATTNLGRLAIGPWPGLGVLAAYGVGVLVVGGAAFRLRDA; encoded by the coding sequence GTGAGGTGGCTGGGTTCGTTCCACGCCGAGTGGACCAAACTCCGTACGCTGCCGAGCACTTGGTGGCTCCTGACAGCAACGGTCGCCCTGACGGCGGCGGTCGGCGCGGCAGCGGCCTCGTCCCTCACGACCCAGGTGTGCCCGACACCGACGGCCTGCCACGAGGACACGGTCAAACTGAGCCTCACCGGCATCCAGTTGAGCCAGTCCCTGTGCCTGGTACTGGGCGTGCTCTCGATCGGCGCGGAGTACAGCACGGGCACGATCCGCACGACGCTCACGGCGATGCCGGGACGGTGGCGGGTACTGGTATCAAAGGCGCTGGCTTTGTCGCTGCTGACGTCGGCTGCGGGGGTGCTGGCGGTCCTGTCTGCCCTGGCCCTGTCCCGCCTGATCCTTCCGGCCCCGCCGCCGGTGGACGGCGCGATGTTCCGCGCGGCGGGCGGTTCGATCCTCGTCCTGGTGCTGGTGACGCTCCTGGGCCTGTCCCTGGCGACCCTGCTCCGCGACACGGCCGGCGCGATCACCCTGGGCCTGGGCATCCTCTACGTCGTCCCGGTCCTGTCCCACGTCATCAACTCCCCAACCTGGCAACACCGTTTGCAACGCTGGGCCCCCATGCCGGCGGGCCTGTCCATCCAGGCGACAACGAACCTGGGGAGATTGGCGATCGGTCCGTGGCCGGGGTTGGGGGTGCTGGCGGCGTACGGGGTGGGGGTGTTGGTGGTCGGGGGAGCGGCGTTCAGACTGCGGGACGCGTGA
- a CDS encoding DUF397 domain-containing protein codes for MNTAARQQLAWFKSSYSSSEGGNCIEVASHPTAIHIRDSKIPAGANLTVSPGTWTEFLDGVTRPAV; via the coding sequence ATGAACACCGCAGCACGGCAGCAGTTGGCGTGGTTCAAGTCCAGCTACAGCAGCAGCGAGGGCGGCAACTGCATCGAAGTCGCCTCCCACCCCACCGCGATCCACATCCGGGACTCCAAGATCCCGGCCGGTGCCAACCTCACTGTCTCTCCCGGGACTTGGACAGAGTTCCTGGACGGGGTCACGCGTCCCGCAGTCTGA
- a CDS encoding DUF397 domain-containing protein gives MNTAARQQLAWFKSSYSSSEGGDCIEVAYAWRKSTYSGSEGGDCVEVAAHPAAIHIRDSKVPAGGILTVSPGTWTEFLGRVC, from the coding sequence ATGAACACCGCAGCACGGCAGCAGTTGGCGTGGTTCAAGTCCAGCTACAGCAGCAGCGAGGGCGGGGACTGCATCGAAGTCGCCTACGCCTGGCGGAAGTCCACTTACAGCGGCAGCGAGGGCGGGGACTGCGTCGAAGTTGCCGCCCACCCCGCCGCGATCCACATCCGTGACTCCAAGGTCCCCGCCGGCGGCATCCTCACCGTCTCACCCGGCACTTGGACGGAATTCCTCGGTCGCGTCTGCTAG
- a CDS encoding helix-turn-helix transcriptional regulator has translation MQSAKRPKKVGTWQAVGGLVAHFRRQAGLTQEQFAEMANLHVDTIRSIEQGRLALQDHRAIEFDELLHTGGALFALVDKLPVQARMPAFAQGLVDNEQEAVAILSYQTQVVPGLLQTEAYARCVFEARHPAVADETADEWVSNRLKRQEIWTRERPPVGHFIIEESVLRRNVGGPEVMRDQIRKLIEANEPAHMSVQIMPMDRMPHASLGGPLVLLETPDHDRLAYLEVQRASFLVEDPEEVSNYHLKYGMLRSQALSPSESMRLLERLLGEQ, from the coding sequence ATGCAATCGGCGAAGAGGCCCAAGAAGGTCGGTACTTGGCAGGCGGTCGGCGGGCTGGTCGCCCACTTCCGGAGGCAGGCCGGGCTCACACAGGAGCAGTTCGCGGAGATGGCGAACCTGCACGTTGACACCATCAGGTCCATCGAGCAAGGGCGGCTTGCGCTGCAGGACCATCGGGCCATCGAGTTCGATGAACTGCTGCACACGGGTGGGGCGTTGTTCGCCCTGGTCGACAAGTTGCCGGTGCAGGCGCGGATGCCGGCGTTCGCGCAGGGGCTCGTCGACAATGAGCAGGAGGCCGTCGCCATCCTGTCGTACCAGACGCAGGTCGTGCCTGGTCTGCTCCAGACCGAGGCGTACGCCCGCTGCGTCTTCGAGGCCCGACATCCGGCGGTCGCGGACGAGACGGCCGACGAATGGGTGTCCAACCGTCTGAAACGACAGGAGATCTGGACGCGGGAGCGGCCCCCGGTGGGGCACTTCATCATCGAGGAGAGCGTCCTGCGGCGGAACGTCGGCGGGCCGGAAGTTATGCGGGACCAGATCCGCAAACTGATCGAGGCCAACGAACCGGCCCACATGAGCGTCCAGATCATGCCGATGGACCGGATGCCCCACGCCTCCCTCGGCGGTCCCTTGGTGTTGCTGGAGACCCCGGACCACGACCGCCTCGCCTACCTGGAAGTTCAGCGCGCCAGCTTCCTCGTCGAGGACCCGGAAGAGGTGAGTAACTATCACCTGAAATATGGAATGCTGCGGTCACAGGCGCTCTCTCCCTCCGAGAGCATGCGCCTCCTGGAGCGACTGCTAGGAGAGCAATGA
- a CDS encoding ATP-binding protein produces MNEQLQQGHTREAFYRRDRRSVALARTFTRNTLADWEITDRTDDVLLCVSELATNAILHGVPPGRGLALRLCIHLDGVLRVEIHDSGTGELRKVRTPYRDLHAEDGRGLLLVSVLADKWGVGERAPGKVVWCEFGVGYG; encoded by the coding sequence ATGAACGAACAACTCCAACAAGGCCACACCCGCGAGGCGTTCTACCGACGCGACCGCAGATCAGTCGCACTGGCCCGCACGTTCACCCGGAACACCCTCGCCGACTGGGAGATCACCGACCGCACCGACGATGTCCTGCTCTGCGTAAGCGAGTTGGCGACGAACGCGATCCTCCACGGCGTACCACCGGGCCGGGGTCTCGCCCTCCGCCTCTGCATCCACCTCGACGGAGTCCTCCGCGTCGAGATCCACGACAGCGGCACCGGCGAACTCCGCAAGGTCAGGACCCCGTACCGGGACCTCCACGCGGAGGACGGCCGCGGCCTGCTGCTGGTCTCCGTGCTCGCCGATAAGTGGGGGGTGGGGGAACGGGCGCCGGGGAAGGTGGTGTGGTGCGAGTTCGGGGTGGGTTATGGGTGA
- a CDS encoding tetratricopeptide repeat protein, translated as MAELLGALDPGVGGGSESVVISAVSGLGGVGKTALALCVAHAARGRGWFSGGALFVDLRGYDDVPVTADQAVLALLRALGVGDADLPPTADEQYARYRGELSSREPVLILLDNASDPAQIAPLLPGEGAGHRVLVTSREVQDSLPVRQFRVDGLSPDASRELVDRSLRRFDPDDRRVADEPDAVRQLAELCGHLPLALLIVSALLRRRRQRPVSTLVGELRAAEDRVRALRAKGVDQYGKELSLRPVFDVMYARMEPELARVFRLLGQAPGDSIGIETAIVLTSLEPECLEPLLDELTAVSLLTPLSTGKRWMMHDLTRVYVRLVAAEAPEAHEEVIQARTRLVEFYSLIFKSANARVKKIPEETPQDYFNTHEFSRKWLASERAGLLEVAHRTGRRPGSLLIALSLDSYLILRRVFDDGATVTKAAYEASLWVHDSWSEAHASSVHGGALFHLRRFEEAETAQRRALRLAEDSGDAEGQARAWDHIGLTLQQLRRYVDAIDAHTHSARIAAEIGLVRQASRARLNLGTALGEAGRMEEAHDVFEEALAVHVELGDKRGEIGARHGLGVTLLRLSRHEEAVTAFMRVLRLCVKSGDWHGLADVRNNLGVTWSKLGLHKKALDAHIRALSLYRFLRDSHGEALTRANINTVLLQLDLPEEARSAIRQALELYREFGDEICIAKPSNAHP; from the coding sequence GTGGCCGAGTTGTTGGGTGCCCTCGATCCCGGGGTCGGCGGGGGTTCCGAGTCTGTTGTCATCTCCGCTGTCTCGGGGTTGGGTGGTGTCGGAAAGACCGCGCTGGCGTTGTGTGTTGCGCATGCGGCGCGGGGGCGGGGGTGGTTTTCCGGGGGTGCGCTCTTCGTCGATCTGCGGGGGTACGACGACGTTCCGGTGACTGCGGATCAGGCGGTGCTGGCGTTGTTGCGGGCGTTGGGGGTGGGGGATGCGGATCTGCCGCCTACGGCTGATGAGCAATACGCGCGGTATCGAGGTGAGTTGAGTTCGCGCGAGCCGGTGTTGATCCTTCTGGACAACGCGTCCGACCCGGCCCAGATCGCTCCCCTGTTGCCGGGAGAAGGCGCGGGGCATCGGGTTCTGGTGACGTCGCGGGAGGTCCAGGACTCGCTTCCGGTGCGGCAGTTCAGGGTTGACGGGCTTTCGCCGGACGCGTCGCGGGAGCTGGTGGATCGGTCGCTACGGCGGTTCGACCCCGATGATCGTCGGGTTGCGGATGAGCCTGATGCCGTACGTCAACTCGCCGAGCTGTGTGGGCACTTGCCGCTTGCCCTGCTGATCGTCTCGGCGTTGCTACGGCGGCGTCGGCAGCGGCCGGTTTCCACGCTGGTGGGTGAGTTGCGGGCGGCCGAGGATCGGGTGCGGGCGTTGCGGGCGAAGGGGGTTGATCAGTACGGCAAGGAACTGAGTCTGCGGCCCGTGTTCGACGTGATGTATGCGCGGATGGAGCCTGAACTCGCGCGGGTTTTCCGGCTGTTGGGGCAGGCGCCGGGGGACAGTATAGGGATCGAAACCGCGATCGTCCTGACCTCGCTGGAACCGGAGTGCCTGGAACCGCTCCTCGACGAACTGACCGCTGTCTCGCTCCTCACCCCGCTCTCGACTGGTAAGCGCTGGATGATGCATGACCTCACACGGGTATACGTCCGACTCGTCGCCGCCGAAGCTCCTGAGGCGCATGAGGAAGTGATCCAGGCCCGGACTAGGTTGGTGGAGTTCTACAGCCTAATATTCAAATCCGCCAACGCTCGCGTAAAAAAGATCCCTGAAGAGACACCCCAGGATTACTTCAACACACACGAATTCTCCCGGAAATGGCTCGCCTCCGAGCGTGCGGGACTGCTGGAGGTTGCCCACCGGACGGGCCGGCGGCCCGGCTCTCTATTAATCGCCCTGAGCCTGGACAGCTACCTCATCCTTCGCCGCGTCTTCGACGACGGGGCCACCGTGACGAAGGCCGCGTACGAAGCTTCTCTTTGGGTCCACGACTCTTGGTCCGAGGCCCACGCGTCCAGTGTTCACGGCGGAGCCCTGTTCCATCTGCGGCGTTTCGAGGAGGCAGAGACCGCCCAGCGCCGAGCCCTACGATTGGCCGAGGACTCCGGCGACGCCGAGGGACAAGCCAGGGCGTGGGACCACATCGGACTCACGCTGCAGCAACTCCGACGGTATGTCGACGCGATCGATGCCCACACCCACAGTGCGCGGATCGCCGCCGAGATCGGCCTGGTCCGGCAGGCTTCCAGGGCACGCCTGAATCTCGGCACTGCCCTGGGTGAGGCGGGTCGCATGGAAGAGGCACACGACGTCTTCGAAGAAGCCCTGGCCGTCCACGTGGAACTCGGCGACAAGCGTGGCGAGATAGGGGCCCGTCACGGCCTTGGCGTCACCCTTCTCAGGCTGAGCCGTCATGAGGAAGCCGTCACCGCCTTCATGCGCGTTCTGAGGCTGTGCGTCAAATCCGGCGACTGGCACGGTCTGGCCGACGTCCGGAACAACCTGGGGGTGACCTGGAGCAAGTTGGGGTTGCACAAAAAGGCGCTCGACGCCCACATCCGGGCATTGAGCTTGTACCGCTTTCTCCGCGACAGTCACGGAGAGGCCCTGACCCGGGCCAACATAAACACCGTGCTTCTCCAGCTCGACCTCCCCGAGGAGGCACGATCAGCCATTCGCCAAGCGCTGGAACTGTACCGGGAGTTCGGCGACGAGATCTGCATCGCCAAACCCTCGAACGCTCACCCATAA
- a CDS encoding DNA glycosylase AlkZ-like family protein has translation MHELTRPQARRIAVQAQLLDAPRPTELHAVVRQLTLLQIDPIAAIAPNADLVAWSRLGSSYAPDELATALKDRTLLELRAMIRPSEDLALYRADMAVWERESKHYREWVAANEVCRRDILERLGGQGPLTSRELPDTCAVPWKSSGWTHNRNVSQLLELMVLRGEVAIAGRAGRERLWDLAARVYPDEPAVPVDEARRRRNERRLRALGIARATGTALPVEPAVVGEAGEPAVVEGVKGEWRVDPAYLERPFSGRAALLSPFDRLIHDRKRTAELFGYDYQLEMYKPAEKRRWGYFALPILYGDQLVGKLDATADRKAGVLLVNAVHQDVEFSRSIADAVDAEIEDLAVWLGLRRSGLRRS, from the coding sequence ATGCATGAACTGACCCGCCCCCAAGCCCGCCGCATCGCCGTCCAGGCCCAACTCCTCGACGCCCCCCGCCCCACGGAACTCCACGCCGTCGTACGCCAGTTGACCCTGCTCCAGATCGATCCGATCGCCGCGATCGCCCCCAACGCCGACCTGGTCGCCTGGAGCCGCCTCGGCTCGTCGTACGCACCGGACGAGCTGGCCACCGCGCTCAAGGACCGCACGCTCCTCGAACTGCGCGCGATGATCCGCCCGAGCGAGGACCTGGCGCTGTACCGCGCCGACATGGCCGTATGGGAAAGGGAGTCGAAGCACTACCGCGAGTGGGTCGCCGCCAACGAGGTGTGCAGGCGGGACATTCTGGAGCGGCTCGGCGGTCAAGGGCCGCTCACCTCACGGGAGTTGCCCGACACATGCGCGGTGCCGTGGAAGTCGTCGGGGTGGACGCACAACCGGAACGTCAGTCAGCTGCTTGAGCTGATGGTGCTCAGAGGGGAAGTCGCGATCGCGGGGCGCGCGGGTCGGGAGCGGCTGTGGGACCTGGCCGCACGCGTCTACCCGGACGAGCCCGCCGTGCCGGTCGATGAAGCGCGCCGCCGACGGAACGAACGGCGGCTGCGCGCCCTCGGTATCGCCCGCGCCACCGGCACCGCCCTCCCGGTCGAACCCGCCGTCGTCGGCGAGGCCGGCGAACCGGCCGTCGTAGAAGGGGTGAAGGGGGAGTGGCGGGTCGATCCGGCGTACCTGGAGCGGCCGTTCAGCGGGCGGGCCGCACTGCTCTCGCCCTTCGACCGCCTGATTCACGACCGGAAGCGCACCGCCGAACTCTTCGGCTACGACTACCAGTTGGAGATGTACAAGCCGGCCGAGAAGCGCCGCTGGGGTTACTTCGCACTGCCGATTCTCTACGGCGATCAGCTCGTCGGAAAGCTCGACGCCACCGCCGACCGCAAGGCCGGCGTGCTCCTGGTGAACGCCGTCCATCAGGACGTGGAGTTCAGCAGGAGCATCGCCGATGCCGTGGACGCCGAGATCGAGGATCTGGCGGTGTGGCTGGGCCTCAGACGCTCGGGCCTCAGGCGCTCTTGA
- a CDS encoding YceI family protein has protein sequence MGIFGRKSDETDTTSAPAAVNPDLAALTGDYTIDPAHTTLGFTARHAMVTNVKGKFLDFTGTLHLDGTDPAKSTASLDVKMDSIDTGSPDRDGHLKSADFFKTDEFPTMTFRSTSAESLGGDDYRVTGDLEILGTTKPITIDLEFNGAAKDPFGNERVGFEGKAEILRSEFGLTWNAALETGGVLVSEKIKLNFDISAIKSA, from the coding sequence ATGGGCATCTTCGGCCGCAAGAGCGACGAGACCGACACCACCTCGGCACCCGCCGCCGTCAACCCCGACCTGGCCGCGCTGACCGGCGACTACACGATCGACCCGGCGCACACCACGCTCGGCTTCACCGCTCGCCACGCGATGGTCACCAACGTCAAGGGCAAGTTCCTCGACTTCACCGGCACGCTGCACCTGGACGGCACCGACCCGGCCAAGTCCACCGCGTCCCTCGACGTCAAGATGGACAGCATCGACACCGGCTCGCCGGACCGTGACGGTCACCTCAAGAGCGCGGACTTCTTCAAGACGGACGAGTTCCCGACGATGACCTTCCGCTCCACCTCGGCCGAGTCCCTCGGTGGCGACGACTACCGCGTCACCGGTGACCTGGAGATCCTCGGCACCACCAAGCCGATCACCATCGACCTGGAGTTCAACGGCGCGGCCAAGGACCCGTTCGGCAACGAGCGCGTCGGCTTCGAGGGCAAGGCCGAGATCCTGCGCTCCGAGTTCGGCCTCACCTGGAACGCGGCGCTGGAGACCGGTGGCGTCCTCGTCTCCGAGAAGATCAAGCTGAACTTCGACATCTCGGCGATCAAGAGCGCCTGA
- a CDS encoding acyl-CoA carboxylase subunit beta, translating into MTVLDEAPGEPTDARGRVAELHEIRARALAGPSEKATEAQHAKGKLTGRERIDLLLDPGSFREVEQLRRHRAVGFGLEAKKPYTDGVITGWGTVEGRTVFVYAHDFRIFGGALGEAHATKIHKIMDMAIAAGAPLVSLNDGAGARIQEGVSALAGYGGIFQRNTKASGVIPQISVMLGPCAGGAAYSPALTDFVFMVRETSQMFITGPDVVKAVTGEEISQNGLGGADVHAETSGVCHFAYDDEETCLAEVRYLLSMLPQNNRENPPRAESGDEAERRSEILLDLVPADGNRPYDMTKVIEEIVDDGDYLEVHERWARNIICALARLDGQVVGIVANQPQTLAGVLDIEASEKAARFVQMCDAFNIPIVTFLDVPGFLPGVDQEHGGIIRHGAKLLYAYCNATVPRISLILRKAYGGAYIVMDSQSIGADLTYAWPTNEIAVMGAEGAANVIFRRQIADAEDPEAMRTRMVKEYKSELMHPYYAAERGLVDDVIDPAETREVLIRSLAMLHTKHADLPSRKHGNPPQ; encoded by the coding sequence ATGACCGTTTTGGATGAGGCGCCGGGTGAGCCGACGGACGCACGCGGGCGAGTGGCCGAGCTGCACGAAATCCGTGCGCGGGCACTGGCCGGCCCGAGCGAGAAGGCGACCGAGGCGCAGCACGCCAAGGGGAAGCTGACCGGCCGGGAGCGTATCGACCTGCTCCTCGACCCCGGGTCCTTCCGTGAGGTCGAGCAGTTGCGCCGGCACCGCGCCGTCGGCTTCGGCCTGGAGGCCAAGAAGCCGTACACCGACGGTGTCATCACCGGCTGGGGCACGGTCGAGGGCCGCACGGTCTTCGTCTACGCGCACGACTTCCGCATCTTCGGCGGCGCGCTGGGCGAGGCCCACGCCACGAAGATCCACAAGATCATGGACATGGCCATCGCGGCGGGCGCTCCGCTGGTGTCGCTCAACGACGGCGCCGGTGCCCGTATCCAGGAGGGCGTCAGCGCCCTCGCCGGCTATGGCGGCATCTTCCAGCGCAACACCAAGGCCTCCGGGGTCATCCCGCAGATCAGCGTCATGCTCGGCCCGTGCGCGGGTGGCGCGGCCTACTCGCCCGCCCTCACGGACTTCGTCTTCATGGTCCGCGAGACCTCGCAGATGTTCATCACCGGCCCGGACGTCGTCAAGGCGGTCACCGGTGAGGAGATCTCGCAGAACGGGCTCGGCGGCGCCGACGTCCACGCGGAGACCTCCGGCGTCTGTCACTTCGCGTACGACGACGAGGAGACCTGCCTCGCCGAGGTGCGCTACCTCCTGTCGATGCTCCCGCAGAACAACCGCGAGAACCCGCCCCGCGCCGAGTCGGGCGACGAGGCCGAGCGCCGCTCGGAGATCCTGCTGGACCTGGTTCCGGCCGACGGCAACCGGCCGTACGACATGACCAAGGTCATCGAGGAGATCGTCGACGACGGCGACTACCTCGAAGTCCACGAGCGCTGGGCCCGCAACATCATCTGTGCGCTGGCCCGCCTCGACGGTCAGGTCGTCGGCATCGTCGCCAACCAGCCGCAGACCCTCGCGGGCGTCCTGGACATCGAGGCCAGCGAAAAAGCTGCGCGCTTTGTCCAGATGTGTGACGCTTTTAACATTCCGATCGTTACGTTCCTGGACGTTCCGGGATTCCTTCCCGGCGTCGACCAGGAGCACGGCGGAATCATCCGGCACGGAGCGAAGCTGCTCTACGCGTACTGCAACGCCACCGTGCCGAGGATTTCGCTCATCCTGCGCAAGGCGTACGGAGGTGCCTACATCGTCATGGACAGCCAGTCCATCGGCGCCGACCTCACCTACGCCTGGCCCACCAACGAGATCGCCGTGATGGGCGCCGAAGGTGCCGCCAACGTCATCTTCCGCCGCCAGATCGCCGACGCCGAGGACCCCGAGGCGATGCGCACGCGCATGGTCAAGGAGTACAAGTCCGAGCTGATGCACCCGTATTACGCGGCTGAACGCGGTCTGGTGGATGACGTCATCGACCCGGCCGAGACCCGCGAAGTACTCATCCGCTCCCTCGCGATGCTGCACACCAAGCACGCGGACCTGCCCTCGCGCAAGCACGGCAACCCCCCGCAGTAA